The following are encoded in a window of Massilia sp. R2A-15 genomic DNA:
- a CDS encoding CYTH and CHAD domain-containing protein yields MEIELKLQLDAKAREKLLHHHLFHGGAKPREETLADTYFDTPRLRLRRHDVGLRVREVGKRWIQTMKNGAGANGGLHQRGEWESPVDRPTPDLARLRELVDEKQIRRDALGADSLEQRLAPVFSTHIKRTVWDLHLKKGVHVECALDVGTLEHGTEKAPISELELELKAGDPAQLFDLALDLLKDVPFRIANLSKADRGYALLAPQPRVAVKAKPLTLERAMPLDQAFQQIVSNCLAHIQDNADNVAKVRDVESLHQMRVGMRRLRSALGMFKDVLRLPEALQLELDWLADELGSARDWDVLAETTLPSMARVLPEPARIAGVARAAADKAKQHHASAAAAAGSVRYTRLMLGITRWLEAKGWRDDARATQAAAGVLDQPVRKFARQILKRDERRLRRRARALSTATPEQRHRVRIAAKKTRYAAEFFSSLFPQRRVRPYVKALTGLQDELGLLNDITVATRLLTEISESEPALALEVGFAEGMLAARIPDEGKLATKRWKKLAKVPLPC; encoded by the coding sequence ATGGAAATCGAACTCAAGCTTCAGCTCGACGCCAAGGCCAGGGAAAAACTGCTGCACCACCACTTGTTCCATGGCGGCGCCAAGCCGCGCGAAGAAACTTTGGCCGATACCTATTTCGATACGCCCCGGCTGCGGCTGCGCCGGCATGACGTCGGGCTTCGCGTGCGCGAAGTCGGCAAGCGCTGGATCCAGACCATGAAGAACGGCGCAGGCGCCAACGGCGGCCTGCACCAGCGCGGCGAGTGGGAGTCGCCGGTCGATCGGCCGACACCGGACCTGGCGCGCCTGCGCGAGCTGGTCGACGAAAAGCAGATCCGGCGCGACGCGCTCGGCGCCGACTCGCTCGAACAGCGGCTGGCTCCCGTGTTCAGCACGCACATCAAGCGCACCGTGTGGGACCTGCACCTGAAAAAAGGCGTACACGTCGAATGCGCGCTCGACGTGGGCACGCTCGAACACGGCACCGAAAAGGCGCCGATCAGCGAACTCGAACTGGAACTGAAGGCGGGCGATCCGGCGCAGCTGTTCGACCTGGCGCTGGACCTGCTCAAGGATGTCCCTTTCCGCATCGCTAACCTGAGCAAGGCCGACCGTGGCTACGCGCTGCTGGCGCCGCAGCCGCGCGTAGCGGTCAAGGCCAAGCCGCTGACGCTGGAGCGCGCCATGCCGCTCGACCAGGCGTTCCAGCAGATCGTGTCGAACTGCCTGGCGCACATTCAGGACAACGCGGACAACGTGGCCAAGGTGCGCGACGTCGAAAGCCTGCACCAGATGCGGGTCGGAATGCGGCGCCTGCGCTCGGCGCTGGGGATGTTCAAGGATGTACTGCGCCTGCCCGAAGCCTTGCAGCTGGAGCTGGACTGGCTGGCCGACGAACTCGGTTCGGCGCGCGACTGGGATGTGCTGGCCGAGACCACGCTGCCGTCGATGGCGCGCGTCCTGCCCGAGCCGGCGCGCATCGCGGGCGTGGCGCGGGCCGCGGCCGACAAGGCGAAGCAGCATCACGCCAGCGCCGCGGCGGCTGCGGGATCGGTCCGCTACACCCGCCTCATGCTCGGCATCACACGCTGGTTGGAGGCAAAAGGATGGCGCGACGATGCGCGGGCGACGCAGGCCGCCGCCGGCGTGTTGGACCAGCCGGTGCGCAAATTCGCCCGTCAGATATTAAAGCGCGACGAGCGGCGCCTGCGCCGGCGCGCGCGAGCGCTGTCGACGGCCACGCCCGAGCAACGGCATCGGGTGCGCATCGCGGCCAAGAAGACGCGCTATGCCGCCGAATTTTTTTCATCGCTGTTTCCCCAGCGGCGCGTGCGGCCCTACGTCAAGGCGCTGACCGGCCTGCAGGATGAACTGGGACTGCTGAACGACATCACGGTCGCCACTCGCCTGCTGACCGAAATATCGGAGAGCGAACCGGCGCTCGCGCTGGAAGTGGGATTTGCCGAAGGCATGCTTGCAGCGCGCATTCCGGACGAGGGCAAGCTGGCCACCAAGCGCTGGAAGAAGCTGGCGAAGGTGCCGCTGCCATGCTAG
- a CDS encoding response regulator transcription factor encodes MPLILIVEDEPAVAELVKFALGAHGWDCCIVATVSLAWEFIQARRPHLVVLDWMLRGQSGLHLLLRIRSESALCRLPVVMLSGRTAEQDRIDGLNSGADAYVTKPFSPRELLARASSLLGASPPDLTPPLSPAAARLALDEAHGTLRVDGRWVPIGAVEFRMLQLLVANPREVFSRGQLLGHIWESGSVTDERTVDVVVLRLRKVLGPARSLVKTVRGAGYMLAES; translated from the coding sequence GTGCCATTGATCCTCATCGTCGAAGACGAACCCGCCGTGGCGGAACTGGTGAAGTTCGCGCTTGGCGCCCACGGGTGGGACTGCTGCATCGTCGCCACCGTCAGCCTGGCCTGGGAGTTCATCCAGGCGCGCCGGCCGCACCTCGTGGTCCTCGACTGGATGCTGCGCGGCCAGAGCGGCCTGCACCTGCTGCTGCGGATTCGCAGTGAAAGCGCATTGTGTCGGCTGCCCGTGGTGATGCTCAGTGGGCGCACCGCGGAGCAGGACCGGATCGATGGCCTCAACAGCGGCGCGGACGCTTACGTCACCAAGCCGTTTTCGCCGCGCGAACTGCTGGCGCGTGCGTCATCGCTTTTGGGGGCAAGTCCGCCGGACCTGACCCCGCCCTTGTCGCCGGCGGCGGCAAGACTCGCGCTCGACGAAGCACACGGCACGCTTCGCGTTGACGGCCGCTGGGTGCCGATCGGCGCGGTGGAGTTCCGCATGCTGCAGCTGCTTGTGGCAAATCCGCGCGAAGTGTTTTCGCGCGGCCAGCTCCTCGGCCACATCTGGGAAAGCGGCAGCGTCACCGACGAACGCACCGTCGACGTCGTGGTCTTGCGGCTGCGCAAGGTGCTCGGCCCTGCGCGCTCGCTGGTCAAGACGGTGCGCGGCGCCGGCTACATGCTGGCCGAATCGTGA
- a CDS encoding M20/M25/M40 family metallo-hydrolase: MTLRRLFTALILTAPVVAHATPASDPWHAKARSLLEHAVNIPTVQGRDRVPELAGYLAAQYRAAGIPAADIHVLPYKQTAALIVRWRAEGKPAAKPIMLMAHMDVVEAKREDWSASDPFVFTERDGYYYGRGTSDIKQGIAATTAAILKLKAGGFKPKRDIIVFYTGDEETAGVGAELGATTWHELLDAEYGLNADGGGGGFAPDGRPLGFTLQTAEKTFADYTLTARNRGGHSSKPRPDNAIYQLANALRRLENYRFEPVQNETTRAYFAGRQQGETGPLGDAMRAWLKNPGDGAAADAIEADEGEAGLTRTRCVATLLAGGHADNALPQLATATVNCRIMPGVSPDAIRDELQKVVGDPGVVVTRGDKNRAALASPLRADVVNAYTDSVKALHPGAQVVPEMSAGASDAVPFRVIGIPVYGVDGAWGVVPTDLRAHGQDERLPVKALDDDVDHWVLMLKKLAG; this comes from the coding sequence ATGACGCTGCGCCGCTTGTTCACCGCCCTCATCCTCACCGCGCCGGTCGTGGCGCACGCCACTCCCGCCAGCGACCCGTGGCACGCCAAGGCGCGCAGCCTGCTCGAACACGCGGTGAACATCCCCACCGTGCAGGGCCGCGACCGCGTGCCGGAGCTGGCCGGCTATCTCGCCGCCCAGTACCGCGCCGCGGGCATTCCGGCCGCCGACATCCATGTCCTGCCCTACAAGCAGACCGCGGCGCTGATCGTGCGCTGGCGCGCCGAAGGCAAGCCTGCCGCGAAGCCGATCATGCTGATGGCGCACATGGACGTGGTCGAGGCAAAGCGTGAAGACTGGTCGGCGAGCGACCCGTTCGTGTTTACCGAGCGCGATGGCTACTACTACGGCCGCGGCACCTCCGACATCAAGCAGGGCATCGCCGCCACCACCGCCGCGATCCTGAAACTGAAGGCGGGCGGCTTCAAGCCGAAGCGCGACATCATCGTGTTCTACACCGGCGACGAGGAAACCGCAGGCGTGGGCGCCGAACTGGGCGCGACGACCTGGCATGAGCTGCTCGATGCCGAATACGGCCTGAACGCCGATGGCGGCGGCGGCGGCTTCGCGCCGGATGGACGTCCGCTTGGCTTCACCTTGCAGACCGCCGAAAAGACCTTCGCCGACTATACGCTGACCGCGCGCAACCGCGGCGGCCACTCGTCCAAGCCTCGGCCCGACAACGCCATCTACCAGCTCGCCAACGCGCTACGCCGGCTGGAAAATTACCGCTTCGAACCGGTGCAGAACGAGACCACGCGCGCCTATTTCGCCGGGCGCCAGCAGGGCGAGACCGGGCCGCTGGGCGACGCGATGCGCGCCTGGCTGAAGAATCCGGGCGACGGCGCCGCGGCGGACGCGATCGAGGCGGACGAAGGGGAGGCGGGGCTGACGCGCACGCGCTGCGTCGCCACGCTGCTGGCCGGCGGCCATGCCGACAACGCGCTGCCGCAGCTGGCGACGGCCACGGTCAACTGCCGCATCATGCCGGGCGTGTCGCCGGACGCGATCCGCGACGAACTGCAGAAGGTGGTGGGCGATCCCGGCGTGGTGGTCACGCGCGGCGACAAGAACCGGGCGGCGCTGGCGTCGCCCTTGCGCGCCGACGTGGTCAACGCCTATACCGATTCGGTGAAGGCACTGCATCCGGGGGCGCAGGTAGTGCCCGAGATGAGCGCGGGCGCCAGCGACGCGGTGCCGTTTCGCGTGATCGGGATACCGGTGTACGGCGTCGATGGTGCATGGGGCGTGGTGCCGACCGATCTGCGCGCGCACGGGCAGGACGAGCGGCTGCCGGTGAAGGCGCTGGACGACGATGTCGACCACTGGGTGCTGATGCTCAAAAAGCTGGCGGGGTAA
- the pstS gene encoding phosphate ABC transporter substrate-binding protein PstS, which yields MKINKMLTSMVLGALATMAATSAMAADMTGAGATFPYPIYAKWAESYKAATGNGLNYQSIGSGAGIKQIKAKTVDFGASDMPLKAEELDAEGLMQFPAIMGGVVAVVNVDGVAPGQLKLTGPVLADIYLGKITKWNAPEIAALNPGVKLPADDITVVHRADSSGTSFLFTDYLSKTNADFKSKIGAGTAVKWVIGVGGKGNEGVAANVQRIKGSIGYVEWAYAKKNKMSHTQLKNKDGVFLQPDDDNFKAAAAGAEWTKTPGFAVVLTDQAGKASWPITGVSYILMHKAQADAAKGKEVLKFFDWAYKHGGQAATELDYVPMPASVVSLVEGAWKVQLKDTAGKAIY from the coding sequence ATGAAAATCAACAAGATGCTGACTTCAATGGTTCTGGGCGCACTGGCAACGATGGCCGCGACCAGCGCAATGGCCGCCGACATGACCGGCGCCGGCGCCACGTTCCCGTATCCGATCTACGCCAAGTGGGCCGAGTCGTACAAGGCTGCCACCGGCAACGGCCTGAATTACCAATCGATCGGCTCGGGCGCAGGCATCAAGCAGATCAAGGCGAAGACGGTCGACTTCGGCGCGTCCGACATGCCATTGAAAGCGGAAGAACTCGACGCCGAAGGCCTGATGCAGTTCCCGGCCATCATGGGCGGCGTGGTCGCGGTGGTCAACGTCGACGGCGTGGCGCCGGGCCAGCTTAAGCTGACTGGTCCCGTCCTCGCCGACATCTACCTGGGCAAGATCACCAAGTGGAACGCGCCTGAAATCGCCGCGCTGAACCCTGGCGTGAAGCTGCCGGCCGACGACATCACCGTGGTGCATCGCGCAGACAGCTCCGGCACCTCGTTCCTGTTCACCGACTACCTGTCGAAGACCAATGCCGACTTCAAGAGCAAGATTGGCGCCGGCACCGCGGTGAAGTGGGTGATCGGCGTGGGCGGCAAGGGCAACGAAGGCGTCGCCGCCAACGTCCAGCGCATCAAGGGTTCGATCGGCTACGTCGAGTGGGCCTACGCCAAAAAGAACAAGATGTCGCACACCCAGCTGAAGAACAAGGACGGCGTGTTCCTGCAGCCTGACGACGACAACTTCAAGGCCGCCGCTGCCGGCGCCGAGTGGACCAAGACGCCCGGCTTCGCCGTGGTGCTGACCGACCAGGCGGGCAAGGCGAGCTGGCCGATCACCGGCGTGTCGTACATCCTGATGCACAAGGCGCAGGCCGACGCTGCCAAGGGCAAGGAAGTGCTGAAGTTCTTCGACTGGGCCTACAAGCACGGCGGCCAGGCCGCGACCGAACTTGACTACGTGCCGATGCCCGCATCGGTGGTCTCGCTGGTAGAAGGCGCCTGGAAAGTGCAACTGAAGGACACTGCCGGCAAAGCGATCTACTAA
- a CDS encoding DNA polymerase II: MDQQQQGFLLTRHWRDTAAGTEVEFWLATDDGPRHVRLAPHPSVAFIPAESRESAEAVLRGERGFELRELALCDFHHRPVLGLYCTQYRQLTKLARRLREFGIDVYESDIRPPERYLMERFITAPVTFSGTENAQLRPAPGYRPKLRLVSLDIETTSYGDLYSIALEGCGLRQVYMLGPPNGSAEALDFDLEYCDSRPQMLERLNEWMARHDPDVIIGWNLVQFDLRVLQKHSERFNVPLLLGRGASAMEWREHGGKQEHYFAAAAGRLIIDGIEALRSATWSFPSFSLESVSQTLLGEGKSIDNPYDRMAEIDRRFAEDKPALARYNLKDCELVTRIFEKTELMTFLLERASVTGLAADRSGGSVAAFEHLYMPMMHRQGYVAPNLGDVTGGESPGGFVMDSQSGLYDSVLVLDYKSLYPSIIRTFLIDPVGLVVGTRGDNDEATVEGFRGGRFSREKHCLPAIVKQIWDGRDAAKREQNKPLSQALKIIMNAFYGVLGSSGCRFFDPRLASSITLRGHEIMHLTRKLIEGQGYQVIYGDTDSTFVWLKHAHSEEQAGEIGRALVKHVNHWFDDYLRREFGLANALELQYETHYRRFLMPTIRGSDEGSKKRYAGLVRNPDGSEAMVFKGLETVRSDWTPLAQQFQQVLYERIFKGEEYRDYVRDYAARTAGGDFDELLVYRKRLRRPLEDYERNVPPHVRAARIADEFNRQHGRPLQYQNGGWIRYVMTLAGPEPLEARRSPIDYEHYLTRQLQPVADAILPFVDDDFAALTSRQHTLF; encoded by the coding sequence ATCGATCAACAACAGCAAGGTTTTCTTTTAACGCGTCACTGGCGCGACACCGCCGCCGGCACGGAGGTGGAGTTCTGGCTCGCGACCGACGACGGCCCGCGCCACGTCCGCCTGGCGCCGCATCCGTCGGTCGCCTTCATTCCGGCCGAATCGCGCGAGTCCGCTGAAGCCGTCTTGCGCGGCGAGCGCGGCTTCGAACTGCGCGAACTGGCGCTGTGCGACTTCCACCACCGACCGGTGCTGGGCCTGTACTGCACCCAGTACCGCCAGCTGACCAAGCTCGCCAGGCGCCTGCGCGAATTCGGCATCGACGTCTACGAATCCGATATCCGTCCGCCCGAGCGCTACCTGATGGAGCGCTTCATCACGGCGCCCGTCACCTTCAGCGGCACCGAAAATGCGCAGCTCAGGCCCGCGCCCGGCTATCGGCCAAAGCTGCGCCTCGTCTCGCTCGACATCGAAACCACGTCCTACGGCGACCTGTATTCGATCGCGCTGGAAGGCTGCGGCCTGCGCCAGGTCTACATGCTCGGCCCGCCCAATGGCAGCGCGGAGGCGCTCGACTTCGATCTCGAATATTGCGACAGCCGTCCGCAGATGCTGGAGCGCCTGAACGAGTGGATGGCGCGCCACGATCCCGACGTCATCATCGGCTGGAACCTGGTGCAGTTCGACCTGCGCGTGCTGCAGAAGCATTCCGAACGCTTCAACGTGCCGCTGCTGCTTGGCCGCGGCGCCAGCGCGATGGAGTGGCGCGAGCATGGCGGCAAGCAGGAGCATTACTTCGCGGCCGCCGCCGGGCGCCTGATCATCGACGGCATCGAGGCGCTCAGGTCCGCAACCTGGAGCTTCCCGTCGTTCAGCCTGGAGAGCGTGTCGCAGACACTGCTGGGCGAGGGCAAGTCGATCGACAATCCCTACGATCGGATGGCCGAAATCGACCGCCGCTTCGCCGAGGACAAGCCGGCGCTGGCGCGCTACAACCTGAAGGACTGCGAGCTGGTCACGCGCATCTTCGAAAAGACCGAGCTGATGACCTTCCTGCTCGAGCGCGCCAGCGTCACCGGCCTGGCGGCCGACCGCAGCGGCGGCTCGGTGGCCGCGTTCGAGCACCTGTACATGCCGATGATGCACCGCCAGGGCTACGTGGCGCCCAACCTGGGCGACGTCACCGGCGGCGAGAGCCCTGGCGGCTTCGTGATGGATTCGCAGTCCGGCCTGTACGACTCGGTGCTGGTGCTCGATTACAAAAGCCTGTACCCGTCCATCATCCGCACCTTCCTGATCGACCCGGTCGGACTGGTGGTCGGCACGCGCGGCGACAATGATGAAGCGACGGTGGAGGGATTTCGCGGCGGGCGCTTCTCGCGGGAGAAGCACTGCCTGCCGGCCATCGTCAAGCAGATCTGGGACGGGCGCGACGCCGCCAAGCGCGAGCAGAACAAGCCGCTGTCGCAGGCGCTGAAGATCATCATGAACGCGTTCTACGGCGTGCTGGGGTCGAGCGGCTGCCGCTTCTTCGACCCGCGCCTGGCGTCGTCGATCACGCTGCGCGGCCACGAGATCATGCACCTGACGCGCAAGCTGATCGAAGGGCAGGGCTACCAGGTGATCTACGGCGACACCGATTCCACCTTCGTCTGGCTGAAGCACGCGCACTCGGAGGAGCAGGCCGGCGAGATCGGCCGCGCGCTGGTGAAGCACGTGAACCATTGGTTCGACGACTACCTGCGGCGCGAATTCGGCCTGGCCAACGCGCTGGAACTGCAGTACGAAACCCACTACCGGCGCTTCCTGATGCCGACCATCCGCGGCTCCGACGAAGGCAGCAAGAAGCGCTACGCGGGCCTGGTGCGCAATCCCGACGGCAGCGAGGCGATGGTGTTCAAGGGACTGGAGACCGTGCGCAGCGACTGGACGCCGCTGGCGCAGCAGTTCCAGCAGGTGCTCTACGAGCGCATCTTCAAGGGCGAGGAGTACCGCGATTACGTGCGCGACTACGCCGCGCGCACCGCCGGCGGCGACTTCGACGAGCTGCTGGTGTACCGCAAGCGCCTGCGCCGCCCGCTCGAGGATTACGAGCGCAACGTGCCGCCGCACGTGCGCGCGGCGCGCATCGCCGATGAATTCAACCGCCAGCACGGGCGCCCGCTGCAATACCAGAACGGTGGCTGGATTCGTTACGTGATGACGCTGGCCGGGCCGGAACCGCTTGAGGCGCGCCGCTCGCCGATCGACTACGAGCACTACCTGACGCGCCAGTTGCAACCGGTGGCGGACGCGATCCTGCCGTTCGTCGACGACGATTTCGCCGCGCTGACCAGCCGCCAGCACACGCTGTTCTAG
- a CDS encoding methyl-accepting chemotaxis protein has protein sequence MKKFSLHTGARIVLSFALVLVIMATMSAVAVWRLQAADQATSGLVNDTLAKRQLAAELLAMARLNGVRAAAIARSDSMEVGDYFGAQLGEGDKQQAALEARLAALTHDGAERDLLARADAARKAYLGVRAEAFKMKDLGKTQEVAQLADGALETTFRQYSGAQAALLDYHTRQAGTVAQQSHSQFVLGRALLVGLGVFALAAGGVLAWLLTRGIVAPLRAAVAQIVRVAGGDLRPVEANTRSDEIGQLLGALGAMTARLAATVAQVKDGAIALDVASGEIAAGNADLSRRTEQQAGALEETASSIEELTSAVRQNSVNARQANQVALQASSLADKGGEAVADVVGTMAAISSSATRIVDITAVIDGIAFQTNLLALNAAVEAARAGEQGRGFAVVAGEVRTLAQRASLAAREIKDLIGESVERIEEGRRLTAQAGGTMQDIVAGVRKVAAIIGEISVSSAEQEAGIGQINGAIGDMDAVTQQNAALVEQAAASAESLHEQAAQLAATVALFRLSTAQPAPLKLVPVLEPTGQSCRGAATGPRANPSYRREMTA, from the coding sequence ATGAAAAAATTCAGCTTACACACCGGCGCGCGCATCGTGCTGTCCTTCGCGCTCGTCCTCGTCATCATGGCGACCATGTCGGCGGTCGCCGTGTGGCGCCTGCAGGCGGCCGACCAGGCGACCTCCGGCCTGGTCAACGACACGCTGGCCAAGCGCCAGCTCGCGGCCGAACTGCTGGCGATGGCGCGGCTGAACGGCGTACGCGCAGCGGCGATCGCACGCAGCGACAGCATGGAAGTGGGCGACTATTTTGGCGCGCAGCTGGGCGAGGGCGACAAACAGCAGGCCGCGCTCGAAGCCAGATTGGCGGCGCTGACGCATGACGGCGCCGAGCGCGACTTGCTGGCACGGGCCGACGCCGCACGCAAAGCCTACCTGGGGGTGCGTGCGGAGGCGTTCAAAATGAAGGACCTGGGCAAGACCCAGGAGGTGGCGCAGCTGGCCGACGGCGCCCTCGAAACCACGTTCAGGCAATACAGCGGCGCGCAGGCTGCGCTGCTCGATTATCACACCCGCCAGGCCGGCACGGTCGCGCAGCAGTCGCACAGCCAGTTCGTGCTGGGCCGCGCGCTGCTGGTCGGGCTCGGCGTGTTCGCGCTGGCCGCCGGCGGCGTGCTGGCGTGGCTGCTCACGCGCGGCATCGTCGCGCCGCTGCGCGCGGCGGTCGCGCAGATCGTGCGTGTCGCCGGCGGCGACTTGCGGCCCGTCGAGGCCAATACGCGCAGTGACGAAATCGGCCAGTTGCTCGGTGCGCTCGGCGCGATGACGGCGCGCCTCGCCGCCACGGTGGCGCAGGTGAAGGATGGCGCAATCGCCCTGGATGTGGCGTCCGGCGAAATCGCCGCCGGCAACGCCGACCTGTCGCGGCGCACCGAGCAGCAGGCCGGCGCGCTGGAGGAAACCGCGTCCTCGATCGAGGAGCTGACCTCGGCGGTTCGGCAGAACAGCGTCAACGCGCGGCAGGCCAACCAGGTCGCGCTGCAGGCGTCCTCGCTGGCCGACAAGGGCGGCGAGGCGGTCGCCGACGTCGTCGGCACGATGGCGGCAATCAGCAGCTCGGCGACCCGTATCGTCGACATCACCGCCGTCATCGACGGAATCGCATTCCAGACCAACCTGCTGGCGCTGAACGCGGCGGTCGAAGCGGCGCGCGCGGGCGAGCAGGGGCGGGGCTTCGCGGTGGTCGCGGGCGAGGTGCGCACCCTGGCGCAGCGCGCTTCGCTGGCGGCGCGCGAAATCAAGGATCTGATCGGCGAGTCCGTCGAGCGCATCGAGGAAGGCCGGCGCCTGACCGCACAGGCCGGCGGCACGATGCAGGACATCGTCGCCGGCGTGCGCAAGGTGGCGGCGATTATTGGCGAGATCAGCGTATCAAGCGCCGAACAGGAGGCGGGCATCGGCCAGATCAACGGCGCGATCGGCGACATGGACGCGGTGACCCAGCAGAATGCGGCGCTGGTCGAGCAGGCAGCGGCGTCGGCCGAGTCGCTGCACGAACAGGCCGCGCAGCTGGCGGCGACGGTGGCGTTGTTCCGCCTGTCCACCGCGCAGCCCGCGCCGCTGAAACTGGTGCCGGTGCTCGAGCCGACCGGACAAAGCTGCCGCGGCGCCGCAACCGGACCACGAGCAAATCCATCGTACCGGCGCGAAATGACGGCTTGA
- a CDS encoding M4 family metallopeptidase yields the protein MTLRKTLLAATIAALPLMMSGAAQAAAPAGNPAMQAQDNANMMSQLMSQRGRNGLDSRHGFALGNQHPGAGGTTISRLDHTFKGVRVYGSESVVVTGAHGNVISESAANRRAGLTKGDFNVAPGLSAKAAIDGVVARVSPNGKPIDPPSAELIIYPVITEERIASAAGKAEKDLNATDLQEVVTGYQLAYLVKTRHVSGNTPQFYNTIVSATDGSVIDQWSMVQTVVGTGNSQYNGAVPINTTLSGSTYSMKDTTRGVGGTFGGMAITNANHTTSAGAIYTNTVNTWGDGQNYIAGGSTTNANGQTAAVNAAWGLQNTYDMLNNTLGWKSLDGNNTATYIAAHVNTAYDNAYYSDTCKCMYIGDGGTSFTSLGSIDVIGHEMGHGVTAATSNLAYRAESGGLNESASDIQGEMVEAYARAGGTGALIPAGNDWMMGKEIAKNGQPLRWLYKPSKDGASPNAWSSSIKRLDVHYSSGPNNRMFYFLSQGSSSSPTSDYYSSYLNKAPLAMTGIGNDKAFRIWFKALTTKFTSATNYADARLKVIAAAQELYGVGSAEDKAVQRAYAAINVGADVAE from the coding sequence ATGACCCTTCGTAAAACGCTGCTGGCCGCAACGATCGCCGCACTCCCGCTCATGATGTCCGGCGCCGCGCAAGCCGCAGCCCCTGCGGGGAACCCGGCAATGCAAGCACAAGACAACGCCAACATGATGTCGCAGCTGATGTCGCAGCGCGGCCGCAACGGCCTCGACAGCCGCCACGGCTTCGCGCTGGGCAACCAGCATCCGGGCGCCGGCGGCACCACCATCAGCCGCCTCGACCACACCTTCAAAGGTGTGCGCGTGTACGGTTCCGAATCGGTGGTGGTCACCGGCGCGCACGGCAACGTGATCAGCGAATCGGCCGCCAACCGCCGCGCCGGCCTGACCAAGGGCGACTTCAACGTGGCCCCCGGCCTGTCCGCCAAAGCCGCGATCGATGGCGTCGTCGCCCGCGTCTCGCCGAACGGCAAGCCGATCGATCCGCCAAGCGCCGAACTGATCATCTACCCTGTCATCACGGAAGAGCGCATCGCCTCGGCCGCCGGCAAGGCCGAAAAGGACCTGAACGCCACCGACCTGCAGGAAGTCGTCACCGGCTACCAGCTGGCCTACCTGGTCAAGACCCGCCACGTTTCCGGCAACACGCCGCAGTTCTACAACACCATCGTCAGCGCCACCGACGGCTCCGTCATCGACCAGTGGAGCATGGTGCAGACCGTCGTCGGCACCGGCAACAGCCAGTACAACGGCGCCGTGCCGATCAACACCACCCTGTCGGGCAGCACCTACTCGATGAAGGACACCACCCGCGGCGTGGGCGGCACCTTCGGCGGCATGGCCATCACCAACGCCAACCACACCACCAGCGCCGGCGCGATCTACACCAACACGGTCAACACCTGGGGCGACGGCCAGAACTACATCGCCGGCGGCAGCACCACCAACGCCAACGGCCAGACCGCGGCGGTGAACGCTGCCTGGGGCCTGCAGAACACCTACGACATGCTGAACAATACGCTCGGCTGGAAGTCGTTGGACGGCAACAACACCGCGACCTACATCGCGGCCCACGTCAACACCGCCTACGACAACGCCTACTACAGCGACACCTGCAAGTGCATGTACATCGGCGACGGCGGCACCTCGTTCACCAGCCTCGGTTCGATCGACGTGATCGGCCACGAGATGGGCCACGGCGTCACCGCCGCGACCTCGAACCTGGCCTACCGCGCCGAATCGGGCGGCCTGAACGAGTCCGCGTCCGACATCCAGGGTGAGATGGTGGAGGCCTACGCGCGCGCCGGCGGCACCGGCGCCTTGATCCCGGCCGGCAACGACTGGATGATGGGCAAGGAAATCGCCAAGAACGGCCAGCCGCTGCGCTGGCTGTACAAGCCGAGCAAGGACGGCGCCAGCCCGAACGCGTGGAGCAGCAGCATCAAGCGCCTGGACGTGCACTACAGCAGCGGCCCGAACAACCGCATGTTCTACTTCCTGTCGCAGGGTTCGAGCTCGTCGCCGACCAGCGACTACTACAGCTCGTACCTGAACAAGGCGCCGCTGGCCATGACCGGCATCGGCAACGACAAGGCGTTCCGCATCTGGTTCAAGGCGCTGACCACGAAATTCACGTCGGCGACCAACTACGCCGACGCGCGCCTGAAGGTCATCGCCGCCGCGCAGGAACTGTATGGCGTGGGCAGCGCCGAAGACAAGGCGGTGCAGCGCGCCTACGCGGCGATCAACGTCGGCGCCGACGTCGCCGAGTAA